Proteins encoded in a region of the Thunnus maccoyii chromosome 4, fThuMac1.1, whole genome shotgun sequence genome:
- the zgc:154075 gene encoding putative oxidoreductase YteT isoform X2, producing the protein MGQNSSQGVSMTSSVRVIVVGAGSRGEIYSQFASIHPERMKVVAVADPRKFARTKLQRQHKIVDENIFEDWHSIVEREKFADAVLICTPDRLHKEPAVAFAKKGYHVLLEKPMATTAEDCTAIVEACMQSGVMLSVGHVLRYDPVIHKIKELIDAGVIGDVIHIQHLEPVGFYHFAHSFVRGNWRNEAESSFALLAKSCHDIDLIHHWAGGRRCVKMSSFGSVSHFHKDNKPTGAADRCLDCSVEAVCPYSARKIYLDRVKQGHTGWPVSVICPSSFPDIESVTEALRTGPYGRCVYECDNDVCSNQVVNMEFEGGLTAAFSMVAFSEEICKRKTTMYGSKNNNPSLIRSGPEETLLSHLLVFEAERSRLESRVVYCGDTSQS; encoded by the exons ATGGGACAAAATAG TTCACAGGGTGTCAGCATGACTTCCTCTGTCCGTGTCATCGTGGTGGGAGCTGGCAGTCGAGGGGAGATCTACTCCCAGTTTGCCTCCATCCACCCTGAACGCATGAAG GTTGTTGCAGTAGCTGATCCCAGAAAATTTGCTCGCACGAAACTTCAACGGCAACACAAAATTGTagatgaaaacatatttgaag ACTGGCACAGTATCGTTGAAAGAGAGAAGTTTGCAGACGCTGTGTTGATTTGTACTCCAGACCGCCTTCATAAg GAACCTGCGGTGGCCTTTGCAAAGAAGGGCTACCATGTACTGCTGGAGAAACCAATGGCA ACGACTGCTGAAGACTGCACAGCGATCGTGGAGGCTTGTATGCAGAGTGGTGTGATGCTATCGGTGGGTCATGTTCTCCGCTATGATCCCGTCATCCACAAGATTAAG gagCTGATAGATGCTGGTGTTATTGGTGATGTGATCCATATTCAGCACCTTGAGCCG GTTGGATTTTATCACTTCGCCCACTCATTTGTTCgaggaaactggaggaatgAAGCAGAGAGCTCTTTTGCTCTTTTGGCCAAATCATGTCATGACATCGACCTCATACATCACTGGGCCGGAGGAcgcag GTGTgtgaaaatgtcatcatttgGATCCGTCAGCCACTTCCACAAAGACAACAAG CCAACAGGTGCTGCAGATCGCTGTCTGGATTGTTCAGTAGAAGCAGTCTGTCCTTACTCAGCACGCAAAATCTACCTGGACAGAGTGAAACAG GGTCACACCGGCTGGCCCGTATCAGTCATATGTCCGAGCTCGTTCCCAGACATCGAGTCAGTAACTGAGGCACTGAGGACTGGACCGTATGGCCGCTGTGTCTACGAGTGTGACAATGATGTCTGCAGTAACCAG GTTGTTAACATGGAGTTTGAAGGGGGTCTGACAGCAGCCTTTTCCATGGTGGCGTTCAGTGAGGAGATATGCAAGAGGAAAACAACTATGTATGGCAGCAAG aacaACAATCCATCTCTGATCCGCTCGGGTCCTGAGGAGACGCTGCTGAGCCATTTGCTGGTGTTTGAAGCGGAGCGTTCACGACTGGAGAGCAGGGTGGTTTACTGTGGTGACACAAGTCAGAGCTAG
- the zgc:154075 gene encoding putative oxidoreductase YteT isoform X1, whose product MGQNSSQGVSMTSSVRVIVVGAGSRGEIYSQFASIHPERMKVVAVADPRKFARTKLQRQHKIVDENIFEDWHSIVEREKFADAVLICTPDRLHKEPAVAFAKKGYHVLLEKPMATTAEDCTAIVEACMQSGVMLSVGHVLRYDPVIHKIKELIDAGVIGDVIHIQHLEPVGFYHFAHSFVRGNWRNEAESSFALLAKSCHDIDLIHHWAGGRRCVKMSSFGSVSHFHKDNKPTGAADRCLDCSVEAVCPYSARKIYLDRVKQGHTGWPVSVICPSSFPDIESVTEALRTGPYGRCVYECDNDVCSNQVVNMEFEGGLTAAFSMVAFSEEICKRKTTMYGSKGELSYEGHEIRVFDFLTQKSTKHTARNNAPGHFGMSGHGGADYHLMEAFISAVANNNPSLIRSGPEETLLSHLLVFEAERSRLESRVVYCGDTSQS is encoded by the exons ATGGGACAAAATAG TTCACAGGGTGTCAGCATGACTTCCTCTGTCCGTGTCATCGTGGTGGGAGCTGGCAGTCGAGGGGAGATCTACTCCCAGTTTGCCTCCATCCACCCTGAACGCATGAAG GTTGTTGCAGTAGCTGATCCCAGAAAATTTGCTCGCACGAAACTTCAACGGCAACACAAAATTGTagatgaaaacatatttgaag ACTGGCACAGTATCGTTGAAAGAGAGAAGTTTGCAGACGCTGTGTTGATTTGTACTCCAGACCGCCTTCATAAg GAACCTGCGGTGGCCTTTGCAAAGAAGGGCTACCATGTACTGCTGGAGAAACCAATGGCA ACGACTGCTGAAGACTGCACAGCGATCGTGGAGGCTTGTATGCAGAGTGGTGTGATGCTATCGGTGGGTCATGTTCTCCGCTATGATCCCGTCATCCACAAGATTAAG gagCTGATAGATGCTGGTGTTATTGGTGATGTGATCCATATTCAGCACCTTGAGCCG GTTGGATTTTATCACTTCGCCCACTCATTTGTTCgaggaaactggaggaatgAAGCAGAGAGCTCTTTTGCTCTTTTGGCCAAATCATGTCATGACATCGACCTCATACATCACTGGGCCGGAGGAcgcag GTGTgtgaaaatgtcatcatttgGATCCGTCAGCCACTTCCACAAAGACAACAAG CCAACAGGTGCTGCAGATCGCTGTCTGGATTGTTCAGTAGAAGCAGTCTGTCCTTACTCAGCACGCAAAATCTACCTGGACAGAGTGAAACAG GGTCACACCGGCTGGCCCGTATCAGTCATATGTCCGAGCTCGTTCCCAGACATCGAGTCAGTAACTGAGGCACTGAGGACTGGACCGTATGGCCGCTGTGTCTACGAGTGTGACAATGATGTCTGCAGTAACCAG GTTGTTAACATGGAGTTTGAAGGGGGTCTGACAGCAGCCTTTTCCATGGTGGCGTTCAGTGAGGAGATATGCAAGAGGAAAACAACTATGTATGGCAGCAAG GGGGAGCTGTCATATGAGGGCCATGAGATCCGTGTCTTTGACTTTCTGACCCAGaaatccacaaaacacacagcacgCAATAACGCTCCCGGGCATTTTGGCATGAGTGGACACGGTGGAGCAGACTACCACCTTATGGAGGCCTTTATCTCTGCTGTGGCG aacaACAATCCATCTCTGATCCGCTCGGGTCCTGAGGAGACGCTGCTGAGCCATTTGCTGGTGTTTGAAGCGGAGCGTTCACGACTGGAGAGCAGGGTGGTTTACTGTGGTGACACAAGTCAGAGCTAG
- the LOC121895330 gene encoding coiled-coil domain-containing protein 30-like: MKLGVLKTGENVSAVTDIKYTLQQQYTNGVGKLNTKQISLYINLKVKPVAQPLRDIPYNLQEAVEEKIKELVDMDIAERVEGTTPWVNQVVVLPKLTEEVELPFLLERQSKELAEMLAQEDLGEMGLSSPSEQMVYLLVETATLLERLEAAVRRLDRQSLPDNWREVHLQHLRDSSQERLALLEARLTEEKDWRKQLEVDLSAAQAALKKDKEALQIGERELKKLRLEVNSLQTECQQGKTLIKSLNQVKGEKAILEEKVAQMERAHRRLQSEAEHYKGSNQTQEDLRENRLQVDQLQEQADRLTMELSSLQTAHNRLRDEMVSERLQTAELQAKLSNSLQEKLAAEEERERLELEVQHLKGQIQWHQEQLSSTKEALSNNQKSELLTTHIECRLSPVERTKDECLDQLSCLKQELNHLQTKLGEERQLASQHQLALQAQINEAQARIKSQDLVMSQKSEEAKQMKQDLQRAQSLFTSAERELRYEKEKNMDLKRHNTLLDQEKLKLCAELKQVQTKLVQLEQSVHIQAADSERQQQRIRELELELARNSTNRSTTTSLQEDLQAERARLIAADKKVLELQQQLKSAQHQLRMEEARAGDSIHLERDSRDLSNTLSALRAQQQREHITRKLIEQREEEQQQQVLSLRLKEASLTRTNAELSHRVQQLDSRLSILEAELNKAREEARDGQTSSHRLKEELAASQQEYDRLQAELQQVLFQLDTHVRKYNEKQSQHKTKLRQAKQIFLKATTQRDSTIQRLENDLALASSLSHKEKERIHKVLEENEKILEEKRVLLLKISEAEEMGSNGMRAASTAQHRVSLLEVENRHLQDRTLKLSNQVSSLERTLRNQSFYSLENAKKVLPSESLCDGILHTSTLSLTSGSCDPLDILDSICRMKVGERAVVDGTRASVSTHQPSEQGYLNLTSPLVPNNGDKV, translated from the exons ATGAAGCTAGGAGTTCTGAAAACGGGTGAAAATGTCTCAGCTGTTACAGACATTAAATACACACTCCAGCAGCAATACACAAATGGAGTGGGAAAGTTGAACACCAAGCAGATTAGCCTATACATCAACCTAAAGGTGAAACCTGTGGCCCAGCCACTCAGAGACATACCATACAACCTCCAGGAGGCTGTGgaggaaaagataaaagaacTGGTGGACATGGACATTGCAGAACGTGTTGAGGGCACCACCCCCTGGGTGAACCAAGTGGTTGTACTCCCAAAACTGACTGAAGAAGTTG AACTCCCCTTTCTTCTGGAGCGCCAGAGCAAGGAGCTGGCGGAGATGTTGGCCCAGGAGGACCTTGGGGAGATGGGCTTGAGCAGCCCCAGTGAACAGATGGTTTACTTGCTGGTGGAAACGGCCACACTGTTGGAGAGGCTGGAAGCTGCTGTGAGGAGGCTGGACAGACAGAGCCTCCCTGACAACTGGAGGGAGGTCCACCTCCAG CACTTAAGGGACAGCAGCCAGGAGAGGTTGGCTCTGCTAGAAGCTCGTCTGACTGAGGAAAAGGACTGGAGGAAACAGCTGGAGGTGGACCTCAGTGCTGCCCAGGCCGCactgaaaaaagacaaggaG GCTTTGCAGATTGGCGAGCGAGAGCTGAAGAAGCTGCGACTCGAGGTCAACAGCCTTCAGACTGAATGCCAACAAGGGAAAACACTCATCAAGAGCCTCAACCAAGTCAAGGGGGAAAAAGCCATTCTGGAGGAAAAG GTAGCCCAGATGGAGCGTGCCCACCGCCGACTCCAGAGTGAGGCAGAGCACTACAAGGGCAGTAACCAGACCCAGGAGGACCTGCGGGAAAACCGGTTGCAGGTTGACCAGCTACAGGAGCAGGCTGACCGGCTAACCATGGAACTCAGCAGCCTCCAGACAGCACACAACAGACTGAG GGATGAAATGGTTTCTGAGCGGCTGCAGACTGCTGAGCTCCAGGCCAAACTGAGCAACAGTCTCCAGGAGAAGCTGGCGgctgaggaggaaagagagagactggagcTCGAGGTACAGCACCTCAAGGGGCAGATCCAGTGGCATCAAGAGCAGCTCTCCTCGACAAAGGAAGCACTTAGTAACAACCAGAAATCTGAATTGCTCACAACTCACATAGAGTGTAGGCTTAGTCCAGTGGAGAGGACTAAGGATGAGTGCCTGGATCAG cTTTCATGTCTGAAGCAGGAGCTGAATCATCTGCAGACCAAGCTGGGGGAGGAGCGGCAGCTGGCCTCTCAGCACCAACTGGCTCTGCAGGCTCAGATCAATGAAGCCCAGGCACGAATCAAG TCCCAGGACTTAGTGATGAGCCAGAAGTCAGAGGAGGCTAAACAGATGAAACAGGACCTGCAGAGGGCACAGAGTCTGTTCACCTCAGCAGAGAGAGAGTTGCGCTATGAGAAGGAGAAGAACATGGACCTGAAGAGACACAACACCCTGCTGGACCAGGAAAAACTGAAA CTTTGTGCAGAGCTGAAGCAGGTTCAGACCAAGCTGGTCCAGTTGGAGCAGAGCGTCCACATTCAGGCGGCTGATTCTGAACGTCAGCAGCAAAGAATCAGGGAACTGGAGCTGGAACTGGCACGCAACTCCACAAACCGCAGCACCACCACCAGTCTGCAGGAGGACCTGCAGGCCGAGAGGGCACGGCTCATTGCTGCTGACAAGAAG GTgttggagctgcagcagcagcttaaGAGTGCCCAGCACCAGCTGCGCATGGAGGAAGCTCGAGCTGGCGACAGCATCCACCTGGAGAGGGACAGCAGGGATCTGTCTAACACCTTGTCAGCCCTGAGAgcccagcagcagagggagcaCATCACTAg GAAGCTGATAGAGCAGCGTgaggaagagcagcagcagcaggtgctCTCCCTGAGGCTGAAGGAGGCGTCCCTGACCAGGACAAATGCAGAGCTCAGCCACCGTGTCCAGCAGCTGGACAGCCGTCTATCCATCCTGGAGGCTGAACTTAACAAGGCCAGAGAGGAG GCAAGAGACGGTCAGACGTCGAGCCACAGACTGAAAGAGGAGCTGGCGGCCAGTCAGCAGGAATATGACAGACTGCAGGCCGAGCTGCAGCAGGTTCTCTTCCAACTGGACACACACGTCAG GAAGTACAATGAAAAGCAGAGTCAGCACAAGACAAAGCTGCGTCAGGCCAAGCAGATCTTTCTCAAGGCCACTACACAAAGGGACAGCACCATCCAGAGACTGGAGAACGACCTGGCGCTGGCCTCCAGCCTCTCACACAAG gagaaggagaggatcCATAAAGTGCTGGAAGAAAACGAGAAGATTTTGGAGGAGAAGAGGGTGCTGTTACTGAAGATAAGTGAGGCAGAGGAAATGGGCAGCAACGGCATGAGGGCCGCGTCCACGGCCCAACACAG GGTCAGTCTTTTAGAAGTGGAAAACAGACACCTACAGGATCGAACCCTGAAGCTGTCCAATCAAGTCAGTTCCTTAGAGCGCACCCTGAGGAACCAGTCGTTCTACAGCCTGGAG AATGCCAAGAAAGTGCTCCCCTCTGAAAGTCTCTGTGACGGCATCCTGCACACATCTACGTTAAG TCTGACGTCAGGTTCGTGTGACCCACTGGACATCCTGGACTCGATCTGCCGTATGAAGGTTGGCGAGCGTGCAGTGGTGGACGGCACTCGAGCATCTGTCTCCACACACCAGCCATCAGAGCAGGGCTACCTGAATCTCACCTCCCCATTAGTTCCTAATAACGGTGATAAGGTATGA
- the LOC121895331 gene encoding outer dynein arm-docking complex subunit 1-like, translated as MYFTLVQREIQRLQDEQEELLRSLRVTESPCNRQNDVSVVEDLTAMLACEDRIDKELEEEKGKVASLKDQILEWERKLAGQRGGTAHRSCKSDNSCLLKTTCSMENKLDRGRKRFNQLMTRNGQLREDLKILQEEKKHFLRVKSHLENELHAIHKDVCKLSSECTEAFNTSVKIHEKQKMLSDQNDKEVAQYMKERGKLEREVSHYSNCEVFMDIKASARINQDVDHGKVEQHKRLELKEWGLEDFEDAIKTILRVTGESDLDKLVRNFIYMEEQNYTLLKFVNHQHNEAQTIERQISEFCNEMEIFVAENQRQLEQHQSLQRTVFIKQEAVEQQLTVYLQRVEFMEKLLDQLKKGVQSLLQISYDSSEIRDELSSSDGVQDENIAEYLRMVEDRTNELLTLRSYLLFQEDLSQWDTDNEIAGQLLGINPPAVNLTTAATTPAPE; from the exons ATGTACTTCACACTAGTGCA ACGAGAGATCCAGAGGCTCCAGGATGAACAGGAAGAGCTTTTACGCAGTCTCAGAGTCACTGAGAGTCCTTGTAACCGTCAGAATGATGTTAGTGTTGTTGAAGATCTTACTGCCATGTTGGCCTGTGAAGACAGAATAGACAAGGagctggaagaagaaaaaggaaaagtagCATCTTTGAAAGATCAG ATTTTGGAATGGGAGAGGAAGTTGGCTGGACAGAGAGGGGGAACTGCACACCGCAGTTGTAAATCTGACAACAGCTGCTTGCTAAAAACCACCTGCTCAATGGAAAACAAACTGGACAGG GGTCGCAAACGCTTCAATCAGCTGATGACCAGGAATGGACAGTTGAGGGAGGATCTGAAGATActgcaggaggagaagaaacacTTCCTACGTGTTAAATCTCATCTAGAAAAT GAGCTGCATGCAATTCACAAGGATGTTTGTAAACTGAGTTCTGAGTGCACTGAAGCCTTCAATACCAG TGTGAAGATCCACGAAAAACAAAAGATGCTGAGTGACCAGAATGATAAGGAAGTGGCTCAGTACATGAAAGAAAGGGGAAAACTGGAGCGAGAAGTCTCCCATTACTCTAACTGTGAGGTTTTTATGGACATAAAGGCCTCTGCACGTATCAACCAGGACGTGGACCACGGAAAAG TGGAGCAGCACAAGCGACTGGAATTGAAGGAATGGGGACTGGAAGATTTTGAGGATGCAATCAAAACAATCCTCAGGGTGACAGGTGAAAGTGACCTGGACAAACTGGTCAGGAACTTCATATATA TGGAGGAGCAGAACTACACTTTACTGAAATTCGTCAACCATCAGCACAATGAAGCACAGACCATTGAAAGGCAGATATCTGAg TTTTGCAATGAGATGGAGATCTTTGTGGCTGAGAACCAGCGGCAGCTTGAGCAGCATCAGTCTCTTCAGAGGACAGTTTTCATCAAGCAAGAGGCTGTTGAGCAACAGCTGACAGTTTATCTACAGCGTGTCGAGTTCATGGAAAAGCTCCTAGATCAGCTCAAAAAAG GTGTTCAATCATTGCTTCAGATCAGCTATGACAGCTCAGAGATCCGCGATGAGCTGAGCTCCTCTGATGGAGTCCAGGATGAAAATATCGCAGAGTACCTGAGGATGGTGGAGGACAGAACCAATGAGCTTCTTACTCTGCGCTCCTATCTTCTTTTCCAGGAAGACCTTAGCCAGTGG